One part of the Saprospiraceae bacterium genome encodes these proteins:
- a CDS encoding 2Fe-2S iron-sulfur cluster binding domain-containing protein, with translation MITVHITDREGKVHDIEAPTDLNLNMMELAKANELPVAGTCGGMALCASCHMYVTSDHDLHEPSYDEILMLDQAFFVEQNSRLGCQIKLSDDLDGLAVTLAPVGE, from the coding sequence ATGATTACTGTTCACATAACTGATAGAGAAGGAAAAGTACATGATATAGAGGCACCGACAGACCTCAATCTTAATATGATGGAGCTCGCTAAAGCCAATGAACTCCCTGTGGCAGGTACCTGTGGGGGTATGGCATTATGTGCGAGTTGTCATATGTATGTCACCAGTGATCATGATCTTCATGAGCCAAGCTATGACGAGATCCTGATGTTGGATCAGGCATTTTTCGTGGAGCAAAATAGTCGCCTAGGATGTCAAATCAAATTATCCGATGATTTGGATGGATTGGCGGTGACTTTGGCACCGGTAGGGGAGTGA
- a CDS encoding DUF3127 domain-containing protein, producing MQLTAKLVQVLPAQTGQGKNGEWKKQDIVVETDGQYPKKVCVSVWGDKLNHLKLEPGEVLTIDFDVESREYNGKWYTDVKAWRVASGEAGGAGAGSGSNSAPAAYRNNNFPDAPPASMNSFDEDLPF from the coding sequence ATGCAATTAACTGCCAAATTAGTCCAGGTACTCCCGGCTCAAACCGGACAGGGAAAAAATGGAGAATGGAAAAAACAAGATATCGTCGTTGAGACTGATGGCCAATATCCCAAAAAGGTATGTGTATCCGTCTGGGGTGACAAGCTTAATCACCTGAAATTGGAACCTGGCGAGGTGCTCACCATTGACTTTGATGTAGAAAGTCGTGAATACAACGGCAAATGGTATACCGATGTCAAAGCCTGGAGAGTAGCCTCAGGAGAAGCAGGAGGAGCTGGAGCCGGATCAGGATCTAATTCAGCACCGGCCGCTTATCGCAACAACAATTTCCCTGATGCACCTCCAGCCAGTATGAATTCTTTCGACGAAGACCTGCCCTTTTAG
- the xylA gene encoding xylose isomerase, with protein sequence MTKITLGNQEYFKGIPKIGFEGASSKNPLAFKWYEPNRVVRGKRMEDHLKFAVAYWHSFCNGNADPFGSVTRPMPWIHGTDAINCAQHKMDAAFEFITKLGAPYYCFHDFDLIEEGDSIAESERRLQAIVDYAKSKQKESGVKLLWGTANLFSHPRYMNGASTNPDFQVLTYAATQVKNALDATIALEGENYVFWGGREGYMSLINTDMHREKEHLARFLQISRDYARAKGFKGNFFIEPKPMEPTKHQYDYDAETVIGFLRAHDLDKDFKLNVEVNHATLAGHTFEHELQAAADAGMLGSIDANRGDNQNGWDTDQFTINLYETVEAMLVILRAGGLQGGGINFDAKIRRNSTDLEDLFIAHIHGMDIFARALVIADQLLTNSPMETLRKIRYESYDAGHGKDFESGKLGLEQLRTLAIDLGEPAIKSGKQELFEQLINLYI encoded by the coding sequence ATGACAAAAATAACTTTAGGAAATCAGGAGTACTTTAAAGGTATTCCAAAGATAGGATTTGAAGGGGCCTCCTCCAAAAATCCGCTCGCATTCAAATGGTATGAACCCAACCGGGTAGTCAGAGGCAAACGCATGGAAGATCACCTCAAGTTTGCGGTGGCCTATTGGCACAGCTTCTGCAATGGCAATGCAGATCCATTCGGCTCGGTGACCAGGCCAATGCCCTGGATCCATGGTACGGATGCCATCAACTGTGCACAACATAAGATGGACGCAGCTTTTGAATTCATCACCAAGCTTGGTGCCCCTTACTATTGTTTTCATGATTTTGATCTGATCGAAGAAGGTGATTCCATCGCAGAATCCGAACGCAGGCTACAGGCCATCGTTGATTATGCCAAATCGAAACAAAAAGAATCTGGAGTGAAATTACTATGGGGGACAGCCAATCTTTTTTCTCATCCCAGGTACATGAATGGAGCGTCGACCAATCCTGATTTTCAGGTCTTGACTTATGCCGCCACTCAGGTAAAAAATGCTTTGGATGCTACTATTGCCCTGGAAGGAGAAAACTATGTGTTTTGGGGTGGGCGTGAAGGATATATGTCCCTCATCAACACCGACATGCATCGCGAGAAGGAGCACCTGGCCAGGTTTTTACAGATCAGCAGGGACTATGCGCGCGCAAAAGGATTTAAAGGTAATTTCTTTATTGAGCCCAAACCTATGGAGCCCACCAAACATCAGTATGACTATGATGCGGAGACAGTGATCGGTTTTCTTAGGGCCCATGATCTAGACAAGGATTTTAAACTCAATGTAGAAGTCAATCATGCGACTCTCGCAGGACATACTTTTGAACACGAACTTCAAGCGGCGGCTGATGCCGGCATGTTGGGCAGCATTGATGCTAACCGAGGTGACAATCAAAACGGCTGGGATACCGATCAGTTTACCATAAATCTTTATGAGACTGTGGAGGCTATGCTGGTCATCCTTCGAGCAGGCGGTTTACAAGGTGGCGGTATTAACTTTGATGCCAAGATCAGACGCAACAGTACAGATCTAGAAGACTTATTCATAGCTCACATCCATGGCATGGATATCTTTGCGAGGGCCCTGGTCATCGCTGATCAATTATTGACCAATTCTCCGATGGAGACTTTGCGCAAGATAAGGTATGAGTCCTATGATGCAGGACATGGCAAAGACTTTGAATCCGGAAAACTGGGTCTCGAGCAACTCCGAACCCTGGCCATCGACTTAGGTGAGCCTGCTATTAAAAGTGGCAAACAAGAATTATTCGAACAACTAATCAATTTATACATCTAA
- a CDS encoding alpha-L-fucosidase, with translation MNKLNLAILLTVILACISCKKDPLSIKSTSSTFESATTSHWKDQKLSMMVHLGPYAMLGGMYQGQPVTKGYSEQIMAHAAIPPAEYQAMALNFNPVQFSADSIAQLARRGGFRSVIFTAKHHDGFNMFDTKQSDFSIASTPFKRDILKEMSDACHAAGLGFGVYFSLIDWNAKEGATTISSHNADTIAPALHAANLLQVRELCSNYGDLSEIWFDMGSLTLQQSKEIRDLVKSLQPDCMIGGRIGNGQGDFIVSPDNVNGDMKYETPWQSVNSIYDNTWGYRSWQPIGNAKAKAVEHLGKMIKTVYLGGNYMLNIGPKGDGSIQDFEKQVIEYIGSWIDAGNAEAIYDTRPLPGGDKSWGGLTYNHGNIYAHVMSTPDEGKILLYGLNNIVTGAVGMVTPFTELGISKSGATYTFDLGLAPLQFDPSTSFKIQYEGDLDMVPARVTSTNTQNVYELNYTHANLGWSTDGSNYYATAPSLVSMSWDISAPKEIPYDITLFYTQQEKDKVLNLKINEHIEQIDLSKYKTFRHADQSFAAIPSNIFTQGPYTGLNMASQIGALSWAVPGAPWGPEGKLWDEVYNLEQGQYINRKLEPMQTYYYLMNILASTPTSYIFAFGSDDAFMAWLNGRLLYSTGYPVPNNVVFLDLPLEGESNTLIIKHLNVKGDFKTFFSQKIDQIHFEKPAEYTTLMPKKLNHIELTLANPSNPHENMGTPNIKIIISERKNK, from the coding sequence ATGAATAAACTTAATCTTGCCATATTATTGACTGTTATCCTGGCATGCATATCTTGTAAAAAAGATCCCTTATCCATTAAAAGTACTAGTAGCACTTTCGAATCTGCTACCACTAGCCACTGGAAAGATCAAAAACTCAGTATGATGGTCCATCTTGGTCCATATGCTATGCTTGGAGGTATGTACCAGGGACAGCCGGTGACTAAAGGTTATAGTGAGCAGATCATGGCTCATGCCGCTATCCCTCCTGCGGAATACCAGGCAATGGCATTAAACTTTAACCCTGTGCAGTTCAGCGCAGACTCGATCGCTCAATTGGCCAGGCGGGGCGGATTTAGAAGTGTGATTTTCACGGCCAAGCATCATGATGGATTCAATATGTTTGATACTAAGCAATCAGACTTTTCCATAGCCAGCACGCCTTTTAAAAGAGATATACTGAAAGAGATGTCAGATGCTTGTCATGCAGCGGGATTGGGATTTGGGGTTTATTTTTCATTGATAGATTGGAATGCCAAGGAAGGAGCTACTACCATCTCGAGTCATAATGCAGATACAATTGCCCCGGCCTTGCATGCAGCCAATCTCCTCCAGGTAAGAGAACTCTGTAGTAATTATGGCGATCTCAGTGAAATTTGGTTTGATATGGGTAGTTTGACCCTACAACAAAGTAAAGAAATCCGCGACCTCGTAAAAAGCTTACAACCAGATTGTATGATCGGAGGAAGGATAGGCAACGGGCAAGGTGATTTTATAGTATCACCCGACAATGTCAACGGGGATATGAAGTATGAGACCCCATGGCAGTCCGTCAATTCTATTTATGACAATACCTGGGGATACCGATCATGGCAGCCAATAGGCAATGCCAAAGCTAAAGCAGTCGAACACTTGGGTAAAATGATCAAGACGGTGTATCTGGGAGGAAATTATATGCTCAATATTGGACCTAAAGGAGATGGATCCATCCAAGATTTTGAAAAACAAGTGATTGAATATATTGGCAGTTGGATTGATGCTGGCAATGCAGAAGCAATATATGATACCAGACCATTGCCGGGTGGCGACAAATCCTGGGGAGGACTTACCTATAACCATGGCAATATCTATGCTCATGTAATGTCTACTCCTGACGAAGGGAAAATATTACTGTACGGACTAAATAATATCGTGACAGGAGCCGTTGGCATGGTGACACCCTTCACAGAGCTGGGTATATCAAAATCAGGTGCCACCTACACATTTGACTTAGGTCTGGCTCCCTTACAGTTTGATCCATCTACTTCCTTTAAAATTCAATATGAAGGTGATCTTGATATGGTACCAGCCCGGGTGACCAGCACCAATACCCAAAACGTATACGAGCTCAATTATACTCATGCCAATCTTGGCTGGAGTACAGATGGTTCCAATTATTACGCGACTGCTCCCTCCCTGGTGTCCATGAGTTGGGATATCTCTGCCCCAAAAGAGATCCCTTATGATATCACCTTATTCTATACCCAACAGGAAAAGGACAAAGTGCTCAACCTGAAAATCAATGAGCATATCGAACAGATAGATCTCAGCAAATACAAGACCTTTAGACATGCAGATCAGTCATTTGCAGCCATACCGAGCAATATTTTCACACAAGGCCCTTACACAGGTCTTAATATGGCTTCGCAAATTGGTGCATTGAGCTGGGCTGTGCCTGGCGCTCCCTGGGGCCCTGAAGGAAAACTGTGGGACGAAGTGTATAACCTGGAGCAAGGCCAGTATATCAATCGCAAACTGGAGCCTATGCAGACTTATTATTATCTGATGAATATATTGGCTTCCACACCAACGAGTTACATTTTTGCCTTTGGCTCTGATGACGCCTTTATGGCATGGCTCAATGGCAGACTCCTTTACTCGACAGGCTACCCGGTGCCGAATAATGTAGTTTTTCTCGACCTGCCTCTCGAAGGTGAATCCAATACCTTGATTATAAAACATCTTAATGTAAAAGGTGATTTCAAAACTTTTTTTAGCCAAAAAATAGATCAGATTCATTTTGAAAAACCTGCTGAGTACACCACGCTCATGCCAAAAAAACTAAATCATATAGAACTCACCCTGGCCAATCCCTCCAATCCGCACGAAAATATGGGTACGCCAAACATTAAAATTATAATCTCTGAAAGAAAAAACAAATAA
- a CDS encoding carbohydrate kinase: MYFLGIDLGSSFIKASLIEADTQKRVGSASVPDQEMGMIARHSGWAEQEPNQWWLEIKTLIKKLIHQTGIDGSSIAAIGISYQMHGLVLLDKAGQTLRPSIIWCDSRAVSIGDKAFESIGSTFCLSHLLNSPGNFTASKLRWVIENEPDIAARIHAFMLPGDFINFKLTGEINTTISSLSEGMFWDFKNESLSKELFDLYHIPLSWTPTIRPTFSVQGTVMTEVAKELGLKPGTPVTYRAGDQPNNAFSLNVMKPGEIATTAGTSGVVYGIQEHLSTDPASRVNAFAHVNHSSEQPSIGVLLCVNGTGIANSWIKKLLNHNGDMSYEKLNDLASMAPMGSAGLTMFPFGNGAERMLKNKMVGAQLLNLDFNRHSLSHVSRAVQEGIVFALHYGTDILKENGLQPKTIKAGKANMFLSPVFRQMFSDLINVPLEFYDTDGATGAARGAGIGSGYYTVDNAFSSLQKIEEILPDPINHIQLKELYEPWKQKLNTLEAL, encoded by the coding sequence ATGTACTTTCTTGGAATTGACTTAGGAAGCTCGTTTATCAAGGCTTCACTGATAGAGGCAGATACTCAGAAAAGGGTAGGGTCTGCTTCCGTACCTGATCAGGAAATGGGAATGATAGCCAGGCATTCCGGCTGGGCTGAACAGGAACCAAATCAATGGTGGCTGGAGATCAAAACTCTTATTAAAAAATTAATTCACCAGACCGGGATTGATGGCAGTTCCATAGCAGCTATTGGTATTAGCTATCAAATGCATGGATTGGTGCTGCTAGACAAAGCTGGTCAGACTCTCAGGCCTTCTATCATCTGGTGTGACAGCAGAGCTGTGTCTATTGGGGATAAAGCATTTGAAAGCATCGGCAGCACCTTTTGCCTAAGTCACTTACTTAATTCTCCAGGCAATTTTACTGCATCCAAATTGAGGTGGGTCATAGAGAACGAGCCAGATATCGCAGCCAGGATTCATGCATTTATGTTGCCCGGAGATTTTATCAATTTTAAACTCACCGGAGAAATCAACACTACGATTTCTTCTCTGAGTGAGGGGATGTTTTGGGATTTTAAGAACGAATCCCTCTCTAAAGAATTATTCGATTTATATCATATCCCGTTGTCTTGGACTCCGACTATCAGACCTACCTTTTCTGTACAAGGTACTGTGATGACAGAAGTGGCCAAAGAGCTGGGACTGAAACCAGGAACACCAGTGACTTATAGAGCAGGTGACCAACCTAACAATGCTTTTTCACTAAATGTAATGAAGCCTGGTGAAATAGCGACTACCGCAGGCACCAGTGGGGTGGTCTACGGTATACAAGAGCATCTAAGTACCGACCCTGCGTCGCGGGTCAATGCATTTGCTCATGTCAATCATAGCAGTGAGCAGCCCAGTATCGGTGTATTATTGTGTGTCAATGGAACCGGCATAGCCAACTCCTGGATAAAAAAATTATTGAACCACAACGGGGATATGTCTTATGAAAAATTAAATGACCTCGCCAGTATGGCGCCTATGGGTTCAGCAGGGTTGACGATGTTTCCTTTTGGTAATGGCGCAGAACGGATGCTCAAAAACAAAATGGTTGGGGCCCAATTATTAAATCTTGATTTTAACCGACATAGTTTAAGTCATGTATCCAGGGCAGTTCAGGAAGGCATCGTCTTTGCCTTACATTACGGCACTGATATTCTCAAAGAAAATGGGCTTCAACCCAAGACCATCAAAGCCGGCAAAGCCAATATGTTTTTGAGTCCTGTGTTCAGGCAGATGTTTAGTGACTTGATCAATGTGCCCCTGGAGTTTTATGACACGGATGGGGCCACCGGAGCAGCTCGCGGTGCGGGCATAGGGAGTGGGTATTATACTGTAGACAATGCGTTTTCATCCCTGCAGAAAATTGAAGAAATATTACCCGACCCTATCAATCATATCCAATTAAAAGAATTGTATGAACCATGGAAACAAAAATTGAATACTCTCGAAGCATTATGA
- a CDS encoding EamA family transporter, which produces MQSTSAPRDIKIIFAFASIYIIWGSTYLGIYYAIQSIPPLMMAGIRFVVVGIIWYLITKLYYKESFNYHLWRFGAISGFLLFFIGNGAVVLAERHLPTGLVSILAGTVPFWLLIMDARSGMSRFKNPLTWLGLIIGFAGVFILFSDKINFNNHTPGLTSSLITMVIGAISWALGTLYSKYSEVRGSTLAKVSVQALTSGLFLLIGAAYTGEFSDFHFSQVTAVSWGALAYLILFGSMMGYFSYLWLLSKVSAHAVGTYAFVNPMVAVALGTLIAGELFVVREYIALIAIILGLVALYFSKKY; this is translated from the coding sequence GTGCAATCTACCTCCGCCCCTCGTGATATCAAGATCATTTTTGCTTTCGCATCTATCTATATCATCTGGGGATCAACTTATCTGGGTATTTACTATGCGATCCAGTCGATACCTCCGTTGATGATGGCTGGTATACGATTTGTGGTCGTCGGGATCATATGGTATCTGATCACGAAGTTGTACTACAAAGAAAGTTTTAACTATCATCTTTGGAGGTTTGGAGCTATCTCCGGTTTTTTATTGTTTTTTATAGGAAATGGTGCTGTGGTATTGGCTGAGCGACACCTCCCTACTGGCCTGGTCTCCATACTTGCAGGTACAGTACCTTTTTGGCTCTTGATCATGGACGCCCGGTCTGGTATGAGTCGATTCAAAAATCCTCTGACCTGGCTGGGGCTCATCATTGGATTTGCAGGGGTATTCATATTGTTTAGTGACAAAATCAATTTCAATAATCATACCCCGGGGCTGACTTCGAGTTTAATAACCATGGTGATTGGGGCGATCTCATGGGCTTTGGGCACCCTGTATTCAAAATATAGTGAAGTAAGGGGTTCTACTTTGGCCAAGGTCTCTGTGCAGGCTTTAACCTCTGGTTTATTTTTATTGATAGGTGCAGCCTATACGGGTGAGTTTAGTGATTTTCACTTCAGCCAGGTTACAGCTGTGTCATGGGGCGCTTTGGCTTACCTGATTTTGTTTGGCTCTATGATGGGATATTTTTCTTATTTATGGTTATTGTCCAAAGTATCAGCGCATGCGGTGGGTACCTACGCTTTTGTCAATCCGATGGTGGCGGTGGCTCTAGGGACTCTGATCGCCGGCGAATTATTTGTGGTGAGAGAGTATATCGCATTAATTGCTATTATCCTGGGGTTGGTGGCCCTGTATTTTAGTAAAAAGTATTAG
- a CDS encoding alpha-L-fucosidase codes for MPKYQTWIVLILLITVPSCNIYFEQSPFANLVSISTTDTKEAILLKAAHVVPTSRQLSWQQRELTAFLHFGINTFTDKEWGDGNEDPALFNPTKLDAGQWVSVLKEAGFRQVIITAKHHDGFCLWPSAFTSHSVKSSPWKNGQGDVIKELADACVKQNMPLGVYLSPWDRHEPRYGSDAYNEYFRSQLRELLTNYGPISEVWFDGAVGEGPNGKKQIYDWGSFYSIVRDLQPQAVIAVMGPDIRWVGTETGYGRDTEWSVIPIADSIQLTPTDAQDNIIKPAIKETAEEIASINQLAQAYALKWYPSEVDVSIRPGWFYHAAEDGQVKSPEKLLDIYFNSIGKNSALLLNIPPDKNGLIPEKDATILKVFNYSLKQIFSQNLGSQAEVSDNEFNFNHPPSRVLDGKMNTYWAPDASNNTPYLHFEWPKPIWFNILSLSEQIEFGQRVSGFQLEVYENDSWVTKVSGTTIGYKRLIRFPYIMTNKVRMIFSEFRLTPNIAEIGFYQDIPQVTISPEGKPFVDSLTIYLSTNNPDATIHYSQNYTLPSASTNLYTSPLRLTSGSPLLAAAISPDGRVGFVKDELYSKAKYEVDLLTTPSPEFLNEGGIQLCDGVKGDKNLKSGKWLGYQGQHLEVIFDQGKDLEIRSINIYTIHQASASIYQPKSILIYGSDQPDGSFKLFKQYFPESIQNTNSQLLSLSIPKINKSARYIKILIENEGGLQPENPAAPWLFVSEIEILN; via the coding sequence ATGCCAAAATATCAAACCTGGATCGTTCTCATTTTACTCATCACGGTACCTTCTTGCAATATCTATTTTGAGCAAAGTCCTTTTGCCAACCTGGTATCTATCTCCACCACAGACACCAAAGAAGCCATCCTCCTAAAAGCAGCCCATGTGGTGCCGACTTCTCGACAACTGTCCTGGCAACAACGTGAGCTTACGGCATTCTTGCATTTTGGCATCAATACATTTACTGACAAGGAATGGGGCGATGGCAATGAAGACCCGGCTCTTTTTAATCCCACCAAACTCGATGCAGGACAGTGGGTATCGGTACTCAAAGAAGCAGGGTTCCGACAGGTGATCATTACTGCCAAGCACCACGATGGATTCTGTCTTTGGCCCAGTGCTTTTACCAGTCATAGTGTCAAAAGCAGCCCATGGAAAAACGGCCAGGGCGATGTGATCAAAGAGTTAGCCGATGCCTGTGTCAAACAAAATATGCCCCTTGGTGTCTATCTCTCCCCGTGGGATCGGCATGAACCCCGATATGGATCCGATGCCTACAATGAATATTTCAGAAGCCAGTTGCGTGAACTCTTAACCAACTATGGTCCTATATCGGAGGTTTGGTTTGATGGGGCTGTGGGTGAGGGGCCGAACGGTAAAAAGCAAATCTATGATTGGGGATCTTTTTACAGCATAGTACGAGACTTACAACCTCAAGCTGTCATAGCAGTGATGGGTCCTGACATTCGTTGGGTGGGTACGGAGACCGGGTACGGCAGGGATACAGAATGGAGCGTGATACCCATAGCAGACAGCATCCAACTTACTCCCACAGATGCGCAGGACAATATCATCAAACCTGCCATCAAAGAGACTGCAGAAGAGATCGCCAGCATCAATCAACTCGCCCAGGCATATGCCTTAAAATGGTACCCATCCGAAGTCGATGTATCCATCAGACCAGGTTGGTTCTATCATGCTGCAGAGGATGGGCAAGTCAAATCACCCGAAAAATTATTGGATATCTATTTCAACTCCATAGGAAAAAACAGTGCTTTGCTGCTCAATATTCCACCTGACAAAAATGGGTTGATTCCCGAGAAAGATGCTACTATTCTTAAAGTATTTAATTATAGCCTTAAGCAGATTTTTTCTCAAAATCTGGGCTCACAGGCAGAAGTAAGTGACAATGAATTTAATTTTAATCATCCGCCTTCCAGAGTCTTAGATGGTAAAATGAATACGTATTGGGCTCCTGATGCATCCAATAATACCCCATATCTGCATTTTGAATGGCCCAAACCGATTTGGTTCAATATCTTAAGCTTAAGTGAACAAATCGAATTTGGTCAGCGTGTCAGCGGATTTCAACTAGAGGTCTATGAAAATGATAGTTGGGTGACCAAAGTATCAGGCACTACCATAGGTTACAAACGATTGATCCGCTTTCCTTATATCATGACTAATAAAGTACGGATGATTTTTTCGGAATTTAGACTTACCCCAAACATAGCAGAGATTGGTTTTTACCAGGATATTCCGCAGGTGACTATCAGTCCCGAAGGCAAACCATTTGTAGACAGCCTGACCATCTACCTCTCCACCAACAATCCGGATGCGACCATACATTATTCACAAAATTATACGCTGCCCTCTGCATCTACCAATCTGTATACTTCACCTCTCCGGCTCACTTCGGGGTCACCTTTATTAGCTGCAGCGATCAGTCCGGACGGCAGGGTTGGATTCGTCAAAGATGAGCTCTATTCTAAGGCAAAGTATGAGGTCGATCTCCTCACCACGCCCAGTCCTGAGTTTCTCAATGAAGGTGGAATCCAACTCTGTGATGGCGTCAAAGGAGATAAAAATCTGAAGTCCGGCAAATGGTTAGGCTATCAGGGTCAGCACCTGGAGGTCATCTTCGACCAGGGAAAAGATCTTGAGATCAGGAGCATCAATATCTATACGATCCACCAAGCATCTGCTTCGATCTACCAACCAAAATCAATTTTAATCTACGGCTCAGATCAGCCAGACGGCTCGTTTAAATTATTCAAACAATATTTTCCTGAATCTATTCAAAATACAAACTCACAGTTACTTTCACTTTCCATTCCTAAGATCAATAAATCAGCCAGGTACATAAAAATATTAATCGAAAATGAAGGAGGTTTACAACCAGAAAATCCTGCCGCTCCATGGTTATTCGTCAGCGAAATCGAAATCTTAAATTAA
- a CDS encoding 2-oxoacid:ferredoxin oxidoreductase subunit beta yields MTYIKPAFRHPEAAKNKLGFTKKDYEGALSTLCAGCGHDSISAAITQGIFELSIPPHRIAKLSGIGCSSKTPAYFLGNSHGFNSVHGRMPSVATGAYLANRDLLYLGVSGDGDSASIGMGQFVHAVRRNLNMVYIVMNNGCYGLTKGQDSATADRGSMNKSGETNLFQTIDMAGLALELGASFVARSFSGDKEQLIPLIKAAVSYPGFAFIDVISPCVTFNNNKGSTKSYDYVRAHMDAVSDLDFVPPAEEITATIASGATERITLHDGTYLNINKLDLDWDPTNRLSAMTKIHTSRAVNEIVTGLLYYETGRDALHDILNTSMKPLNEMVYADLCPGSGVLEAFNAEMR; encoded by the coding sequence TACCAAAAAAGATTACGAAGGCGCTTTATCGACTTTGTGCGCCGGTTGCGGACATGACTCGATCAGTGCCGCGATCACTCAGGGCATTTTCGAGCTTTCTATCCCTCCTCATCGTATTGCTAAATTGTCAGGGATTGGCTGCAGTTCGAAGACACCTGCTTATTTTTTGGGCAATTCGCATGGATTCAACTCTGTACATGGTCGTATGCCTTCGGTGGCTACCGGAGCTTACCTGGCCAATAGAGACCTGCTGTACCTGGGAGTGTCCGGAGATGGCGATTCTGCATCCATAGGCATGGGCCAGTTTGTCCACGCGGTGCGTCGCAATCTCAATATGGTCTATATCGTCATGAACAATGGTTGTTATGGTCTCACCAAAGGCCAGGATTCTGCCACCGCAGATCGTGGCAGCATGAATAAATCCGGTGAAACCAATTTATTCCAGACCATCGATATGGCAGGCCTGGCTTTAGAACTGGGGGCCAGTTTTGTAGCCAGAAGTTTTTCTGGGGATAAAGAGCAATTGATTCCACTCATCAAAGCAGCTGTGTCCTATCCAGGGTTTGCTTTTATCGATGTGATTTCACCTTGTGTCACCTTTAATAATAATAAGGGATCTACCAAGTCCTATGATTACGTACGGGCACATATGGATGCTGTATCTGATCTGGATTTTGTACCTCCCGCAGAAGAGATCACAGCGACCATAGCCAGCGGTGCCACCGAACGGATCACGCTCCATGATGGTACTTATCTCAATATCAACAAACTGGATCTGGATTGGGATCCCACCAATAGGCTTTCGGCCATGACCAAAATCCATACTTCCCGAGCTGTCAATGAAATCGTCACCGGTCTACTTTACTATGAAACCGGTCGGGATGCTTTGCATGACATTTTGAATACCTCGATGAAGCCGCTTAACGAAATGGTCTATGCTGATCTTTGCCCGGGTTCAGGAGTATTGGAGGCCTTCAATGCAGAGATGAGGTAA